In Malania oleifera isolate guangnan ecotype guangnan chromosome 8, ASM2987363v1, whole genome shotgun sequence, a single window of DNA contains:
- the LOC131162900 gene encoding uncharacterized methyltransferase At1g78140, chloroplastic-like isoform X1, with amino-acid sequence MATLISSFISTFMAGHANSRCYFWKPSTPFSTQVVRPNVRASPAAVLKTRPEPIAVEREASTSKNILACPICYDPLMWNGDPGLSVEPAPRSTLKCSTCKKTYFGNETYIDLTLAGGAKDYAEAMPASTEIFRTRLVSFLYERGWRQNFIFSGFPGPEKEFEMTRNYLTPILGGTIIDASCGSGLFSRLFAKSGLFSLVVALDFSENMLQQCYEFLKQDESFPKEDLILVRADISRLPFVSSSVDAVHAGAALHCWPSPSAAVAEISRVLRPGGVFVATTSIYDGPFAMFPFSQTLRQNIVRFSGSRIFLSENELEGLCRSCGLLGFTSERNGPFVMISATKPS; translated from the exons ATTTCTGGAAACCCTCGACGCCTTTTTCTACACAAGTTGTCCGCCCAAATGTTCGAGCGTCTCCGGCTGCCGTCCTCAAAACTAGGCCG GAGCCTATTGCAGTTGAAAGAGAGGCCAGCACGAGCAAGAACATTTTGGCTTGTCCCATCTGTTATGACCCGTTGATGTGGAATGGTGATCCAGGCTTATCTGT AGAACCTGCACCTAGGTCCACTTTAAAATGCAGCACTTGTAAGAAGACTTACTTTGGCAATGAAACATATATTGACCTGACATTAGCTGGTGGGGCCAAGGACTATGCTGAAGCAATGCCTGCTTCCACTGAGATTTTTAG GACTAGATTGGTATCATTTCTCTATGAGAGGGGCTGGCgtcaaaattttatatttagtGGTTTCCCAGGGCCAGAGAAGGAG TTTGAAATGACAAGGAATTACCTCACACCGATCTTAGGTGGAACAATTATTGATGCCAGTTGCGGGAGTGGTTTGTTTTCGAGACTTTTTGCCAAGAGTGGATTATTTTCTCTGGTTGTTGCTTTGGACTTCTCAGAGAACATGTTGCAGCAGTGTTATGAATTTCTTAAGCAGGATGAAAGCTTTCCCAAAGA GGACTTAATCTTGGTAAGGGCTGATATATCTCGACTCCCATTTGTTTCAAGTTCTGTTGATGCTGTGCATGCTGGTGCTGCTTTGCACTGTTGGCCTTCACCCTCGGCAGCT GTAGCTGAAATAAGTCGAGTTTTGCGACCTGGTGGAGTTTTTGTTGCTACTACAAGCATATATGATGGGCCGTTTGCTATGTTTCCATTTTCACAGACACTACGCCAG AACATTGTGCGATTCTCAGGCAGCCGCATCTTTTTATCTGAAAATGAACTGGAAGGTCTTTGCAGATCTTGCGGGCTACTGGGTTTTACTAGCGAGAGGAATGGGCCTTTTGTTATGATCTCTGCTACAAAACCGAGCTAA
- the LOC131162900 gene encoding uncharacterized methyltransferase At1g78140, chloroplastic-like isoform X2 gives MATLISSFISTFMAGHANSRCYFWKPSTPFSTQVVRPNVRASPAAVLKTRPEPIAVEREASTSKNILACPICYDPLMWNGDPGLSVEPAPRSTLKCSTCKKTYFGNETYIDLTLAGGAKDYAEAMPASTEIFRTRLVSFLYERGWRQNFIFSGFPGPEKEFEMTRNYLTPILGGTIIDASCGSGLFSRLFAKSGLFSLVVALDFSENMLQQCYEFLKQDESFPKEDLILVRADISRLPFVSSSVDAVHAGAALHCWPSPSAAVAEISRVLRPGGVFVATTSIYDGPFAMFPFSQTLRQLEE, from the exons ATTTCTGGAAACCCTCGACGCCTTTTTCTACACAAGTTGTCCGCCCAAATGTTCGAGCGTCTCCGGCTGCCGTCCTCAAAACTAGGCCG GAGCCTATTGCAGTTGAAAGAGAGGCCAGCACGAGCAAGAACATTTTGGCTTGTCCCATCTGTTATGACCCGTTGATGTGGAATGGTGATCCAGGCTTATCTGT AGAACCTGCACCTAGGTCCACTTTAAAATGCAGCACTTGTAAGAAGACTTACTTTGGCAATGAAACATATATTGACCTGACATTAGCTGGTGGGGCCAAGGACTATGCTGAAGCAATGCCTGCTTCCACTGAGATTTTTAG GACTAGATTGGTATCATTTCTCTATGAGAGGGGCTGGCgtcaaaattttatatttagtGGTTTCCCAGGGCCAGAGAAGGAG TTTGAAATGACAAGGAATTACCTCACACCGATCTTAGGTGGAACAATTATTGATGCCAGTTGCGGGAGTGGTTTGTTTTCGAGACTTTTTGCCAAGAGTGGATTATTTTCTCTGGTTGTTGCTTTGGACTTCTCAGAGAACATGTTGCAGCAGTGTTATGAATTTCTTAAGCAGGATGAAAGCTTTCCCAAAGA GGACTTAATCTTGGTAAGGGCTGATATATCTCGACTCCCATTTGTTTCAAGTTCTGTTGATGCTGTGCATGCTGGTGCTGCTTTGCACTGTTGGCCTTCACCCTCGGCAGCT GTAGCTGAAATAAGTCGAGTTTTGCGACCTGGTGGAGTTTTTGTTGCTACTACAAGCATATATGATGGGCCGTTTGCTATGTTTCCATTTTCACAGACACTACGCCAG TTGGAAGAATGA